The Plectropomus leopardus isolate mb unplaced genomic scaffold, YSFRI_Pleo_2.0 unplaced_scaffold9400, whole genome shotgun sequence region GCTGCATTGCCTATTTATtgcctgaaatgttttcagaatcatATTTTAGTGAccgtttagctgtaaaatgagaaagtttgtgacccgGCTGCATGTTGGATACAGTAAAGCCAAAATCAAACACCGGTTAgagcaaactttctcatttcacTTGTcactaaaatgtatttctgaaaacatttcaggtgagaaacaggcaatgcagcaacaaaatcttgattcatatttgagtTTGTCAGTTCGACCGCAGTTCACCGGCAGTTTTTGACAGCCGTGTTGGAGACTCCGAggctctgattggttatttTCAGTCGGCTATGGaagattcttgcaaatgccattggCAGCAGTAAGGAGGCAAAGGAACATGATCTTTTAACATATTCtgttgtgttgaaaaaaaagtgtgaaaacaaaaagttattttcataaaggtTACCAAATGTAGCTTTAAGAATGTCCTGAATGCTAACGAccttttcactattttatattttaatagaaTTATACACATTCCTGTTTAACCCTTATACCCCCCACAGGTACTACCACTACCTGTTCTCCCACTACCTGCCCCAGTCTCTGCGGACTCTGGTGGATCGCACCTCCAACTGTGAGGACATCCTGATGAACTTCCTGGTTTCTGCTGTAACCCACCTGCCGCCAATCAAAGTGGCTCAAAGGAAGCAGTACAAAGAGTTGCCCAATCCACAGGTGGGTATCCGTTTGTCCGTCTCGATTTCGTTTAGTGCTGCGGTCTGTCGATGCTGTTGACTCAAATGTCAGGTCAGCGCTGGATGACAAATGACGTCTTGTTCTACCTCTCAGGGTACAAAGAGTGTCCCCTGGGCCAACCCGGAGCACTTCA contains the following coding sequences:
- the LOC121940781 gene encoding exostosin-1c-like, which gives rise to MLTTFSLFYILIELYTFLFNPYTPHRYYHYLFSHYLPQSLRTLVDRTSNCEDILMNFLVSAVTHLPPIKVAQRKQYKELPNPQGTKSVPWANPEHFNQRQECVNTFANWFGYMPLVHSQFRLDPVLFKDQVSVLRKKYKDLERA